The Gavia stellata isolate bGavSte3 chromosome 1, bGavSte3.hap2, whole genome shotgun sequence genome has a segment encoding these proteins:
- the RHOG gene encoding rho-related GTP-binding protein RhoG yields MQSIKCVVVGDGAVGKTCLLICYTTNAFPKEYIPTVFDNYSAQNTVDGRTINLNLWDTAGQEEYDRLRTLSYPQTNVFIICFSIASPPSYENVKHKWYPEVCHHCPSVPILLVGTKKDLRNNPETMKRLKEQNQAPITTQQGISLSKQIRAVKYLECSALNQEGIKDVFTEAVRAVLNPVPAKPKKPCVLL; encoded by the coding sequence ATGCAGAGCATCAAGTGCGTGGTGGTAGGCGACGGGGCGGTGGGGAAGACCTGCCTGCTCATCTGCTACACCACCAACGCCTTCCCCAAGGAGTACATCCCCACCGTCTTTGACAACTACAGTGCCCAGAACACGGTGGATGGCAGGACTATTAACTTAAACCTCTGGGACACGGCCGGCCAGGAGGAGTACGACCGCCTCCGGACGCTTTCCTACCCCCAGACCAATGTCTTCATCATCTGCTTCTCCATCGCCAGCCCACCCTCCTACGAGAACGTCAAGCACAAGTGGTACCCGGAGGTGTGCCACCACTGCCCCAGCGTGCCCATCCTCCTCGTCGGCACCAAGAAGGATCTGAGAAACAACCCTGAGACCATGAAGCGGCTCAAGGAGCAGAACCAGGCGCCCATAACCACCCAGCAAGGCATCAGCCTCTCCAAGCAGATCCGCGCTGTCAAGTATCTGGAGTGCTCAGCACTCAACCAGGAGGGCATCAAGGATGTCTTCACCGAGGCGGTGAGGGCCGTGCTCAACCCCGTCCCGGCCAAGCCCAAGAAGCCCTGTGTCCTCTTGTGA